From a single Marinobacter sp. THAF197a genomic region:
- a CDS encoding TraR/DksA family transcriptional regulator — protein MSNRKSELETLKADLEARLVRYQAHQRRETGALDKDFEEQASQTQNDEVVDSLEAETRAELVQIAHALDRINNGLGDECEKCGEEIDPRRLQVLPYTTVCVDCAAD, from the coding sequence ATGAGCAATCGTAAATCTGAACTTGAAACCCTGAAGGCCGACCTTGAAGCCAGGCTGGTGCGTTATCAGGCTCATCAGCGCCGGGAGACCGGAGCCCTTGACAAGGATTTTGAAGAGCAGGCTAGCCAGACCCAGAACGACGAGGTGGTGGATTCGTTGGAAGCAGAAACCCGGGCAGAGCTTGTTCAGATTGCCCATGCCCTTGATCGTATCAACAACGGCCTTGGGGACGAGTGCGAGAAGTGTGGTGAGGAAATTGACCCCAGACGTTTGCAGGTGTTGCCCTACACCACAGTTTGTGTAGATTGCGCCGCTGATTGA
- a CDS encoding SLC13 family permease, translating to MTATQSSDSKPRGLPKSQIIGFFLGVLFLLITLLVPAPETMSPEAWAALGLMLLMATWWSTEAIPIPATALLPIVLIPALGLGSIGQATSPYANPIIFLFLGGFTLGLAMQRWNLHRRIALLTLRAVGDQPKRQVAGFMLATAFLSMWVSNTATAIMMLPIGLSVVAMMDSSNPEGVRRYATALLLAIAYSASIGGIATLIGTPPNALLAAYLSENQGISVGFAQWMLLGVPVSVVMLVLAWWWLTRKDFGIGGSADSGEMIRDELAKLGAMSRGEKLVALVFLVTAAAWIFRPLLSASLMPWLSDTGIAIAAAVAMFIIPVNTAERVFVLDWDSANKLPWGVLLLFGGGLAMAGVISSSGLAEWIAQSLGVAGVLPTLVMIVLVATVIIFLTEVTSNTATAAAFLPLLGALAMSQGVSPLLLTVPAAIAASCAFMMPVATPPNAIVFSSGHMRIADMIRAGFALNIIGIIVVTLISYLLLGVVFTL from the coding sequence ATGACAGCAACGCAGTCTTCGGATAGCAAGCCTCGGGGTTTACCCAAAAGCCAGATTATCGGTTTCTTCCTGGGTGTCCTGTTTCTTCTTATCACTCTTCTGGTGCCGGCGCCGGAGACCATGAGCCCGGAGGCTTGGGCGGCGTTGGGGCTGATGTTGCTGATGGCCACCTGGTGGTCAACGGAGGCCATCCCGATTCCAGCGACCGCATTGCTGCCGATTGTGCTGATTCCGGCCCTGGGGCTGGGGTCTATTGGCCAGGCGACGTCACCTTACGCCAATCCGATTATTTTCCTGTTCCTGGGTGGCTTCACCCTGGGGCTGGCCATGCAGCGCTGGAACCTGCACCGTCGAATAGCCCTGCTCACGCTCAGGGCCGTGGGAGACCAGCCAAAGCGACAGGTGGCCGGGTTCATGTTAGCCACCGCCTTTCTCAGCATGTGGGTCAGCAATACGGCCACGGCCATCATGATGTTGCCCATAGGTTTGTCTGTGGTGGCGATGATGGACAGCTCCAACCCTGAGGGTGTTCGTCGCTATGCAACCGCCTTGCTGTTGGCCATTGCCTATTCGGCGAGTATTGGCGGAATTGCCACCCTGATTGGCACGCCGCCTAATGCCTTGTTGGCAGCCTACCTGAGCGAAAACCAGGGCATTTCCGTGGGTTTTGCCCAATGGATGCTGTTGGGAGTGCCGGTATCTGTGGTCATGCTGGTTCTTGCCTGGTGGTGGTTGACCCGTAAGGATTTCGGTATTGGAGGCTCGGCAGACAGCGGTGAGATGATTCGTGATGAGCTGGCAAAGCTCGGCGCCATGAGCCGGGGTGAGAAGCTGGTGGCCCTGGTGTTTCTGGTAACGGCGGCCGCCTGGATTTTCCGGCCTCTGTTGTCCGCCAGCCTGATGCCGTGGCTCAGCGATACCGGTATCGCGATTGCCGCTGCTGTTGCCATGTTTATTATTCCTGTTAACACCGCCGAGCGGGTGTTTGTGCTGGATTGGGATTCGGCCAACAAGCTGCCCTGGGGTGTGCTCCTGCTATTCGGTGGTGGTCTGGCCATGGCGGGTGTTATCAGTAGCTCAGGGCTGGCGGAGTGGATTGCCCAAAGCCTTGGTGTTGCCGGGGTGTTGCCAACACTTGTCATGATTGTTCTGGTGGCTACCGTCATTATCTTTCTGACGGAAGTGACCAGCAATACCGCCACCGCCGCTGCGTTCCTGCCGCTGTTGGGTGCCCTGGCCATGTCGCAGGGTGTTTCGCCGTTGTTGCTGACGGTGCCTGCGGCCATCGCGGCCAGTTGTGCCTTTATGATGCCGGTAGCGACGCCGCCCAACGCGATTGTGTTTTCCAGTGGCCACATGCGAATTGCCGATATGATTCGAGCTGGTTTTGCCCTGAACATTATTGGCATCATCGTTGTGACCCTGATCAGCTACCTGCTGCTAGGGGTTGTCTTTACCCTCTGA
- a CDS encoding C39 family peptidase, with product MLLVLAGSILTFTMVQEATEVEPFDRGTIVIQQNVDTSPALLRSDVRVEPLVEQKFRNIVRQAYDYSCGSAALTTVLNFYLGRNLSERQVMEGLLHYGESERIVQRRAFSMLDMKRLVTALGYPSGGFRAKIDDLMELDHPAIVPIDHAGFKHFVVLRTIRDGRVYLADPAVGNISFTLDQFEEKWDDNVLFIVFPGSDKPLDNLELKEEDLRFVDDQTMTLLALQQMPVFHESTERRIQNVLERQKNNPDGSVENTRKQLYYRRN from the coding sequence ATGCTGCTGGTGCTGGCCGGATCCATTCTCACGTTCACTATGGTGCAGGAAGCCACCGAGGTTGAGCCGTTTGATCGGGGCACGATTGTTATCCAGCAGAACGTGGACACCAGTCCGGCGCTGCTACGTTCTGATGTTCGGGTCGAGCCTCTGGTTGAACAGAAATTCCGTAACATCGTCCGTCAGGCATACGACTACAGCTGCGGCAGTGCGGCCCTGACAACCGTCCTGAATTTCTATCTGGGCAGAAACCTGTCGGAACGTCAGGTAATGGAAGGATTGCTCCACTACGGTGAAAGTGAACGCATTGTTCAGCGCCGCGCGTTTTCAATGTTGGACATGAAGCGACTGGTCACCGCCCTGGGTTATCCCTCCGGTGGCTTCCGGGCCAAGATTGATGACCTCATGGAGCTGGACCACCCCGCCATCGTTCCCATCGATCATGCCGGTTTCAAGCATTTTGTGGTGCTTAGGACCATTCGTGACGGGCGGGTATACCTGGCAGATCCTGCCGTTGGCAACATCTCCTTCACACTCGATCAGTTCGAAGAGAAATGGGACGACAACGTTCTGTTTATCGTTTTTCCGGGTAGTGACAAGCCGCTGGATAACCTTGAACTCAAAGAAGAAGATCTGCGATTTGTGGATGACCAGACCATGACCCTGCTGGCTTTGCAGCAAATGCCTGTATTCCATGAATCCACCGAAAGACGTATCCAGAATGTGCTCGAACGTCAGAAAAACAATCCGGACGGCAGCGTAGAGAATACCCGAAAACAGCTGTACTACCGCCGCAACTAA
- a CDS encoding transporter: MNRWLVRGFILVSASGLLPAMSMAQDGNVDQAREALARQEGDEDATRQLEEVFQAAEKNYSLQKKGTHSLNYSFDYSYTGDQRLDLAITNGSVRNLDVVPTATHNFTNAFSYDYGLLDNLTVGTRIPLVVKYDTEDELSVYDFGDISFTGRWQPFAYVPGKVSTTFFGTLTSKTGVSPYEIDIKEQLSTGSGYYSIGGGLSMSKVLDPVVVFGSVSATYNIEEDGLEQVRGARLLTKVEPGFGLSGSAGFAYSLSYDISLSISAQLSYSDETVLTFRNGDQAVAQDQMTGFLSMSLGTRVSDTTIVNTSLGIGLTEDAPDFSLGVSLPINFSGLKE, translated from the coding sequence ATGAATCGTTGGTTAGTGCGAGGCTTTATCCTTGTTTCCGCCTCGGGTCTGCTTCCGGCCATGTCGATGGCCCAGGATGGCAATGTTGATCAGGCGCGGGAAGCGCTGGCCCGTCAGGAAGGCGATGAGGATGCCACAAGGCAGCTGGAGGAAGTGTTCCAGGCGGCGGAAAAGAATTATTCACTGCAGAAAAAGGGCACTCACTCCCTGAACTATTCCTTTGACTACTCCTACACCGGTGACCAGCGCCTGGACCTGGCCATTACCAATGGTTCGGTTCGTAATCTCGATGTTGTGCCCACAGCCACGCACAACTTCACCAACGCTTTCTCCTACGACTATGGCCTGCTGGATAACCTGACCGTCGGCACACGTATTCCCCTGGTGGTGAAATACGACACCGAGGACGAGCTGTCAGTCTATGACTTTGGTGACATCTCCTTCACCGGACGCTGGCAGCCCTTCGCTTACGTGCCGGGCAAGGTATCAACTACCTTCTTTGGAACGCTGACCTCGAAAACCGGTGTCAGCCCCTATGAAATTGACATCAAGGAGCAGCTGTCCACGGGCAGCGGATATTACTCCATCGGCGGTGGCCTCAGCATGTCGAAGGTGTTGGACCCGGTGGTGGTCTTCGGCTCGGTCAGTGCTACCTACAACATTGAAGAGGATGGTCTGGAGCAGGTCCGGGGCGCTCGCCTGCTGACCAAGGTTGAGCCCGGCTTCGGGTTGTCCGGTTCTGCCGGTTTTGCCTATTCGCTGTCTTACGATATTTCCCTGAGCATTTCCGCCCAGCTCAGTTACAGCGATGAAACTGTGCTCACGTTCCGCAATGGCGATCAAGCCGTTGCACAAGACCAGATGACCGGCTTTCTGAGCATGTCCCTGGGTACCCGGGTGAGTGACACCACCATCGTCAACACCAGCCTGGGCATCGGGCTGACCGAAGATGCTCCGGATTTCTCCCTGGGTGTATCCCTGCCCATTAATTTCTCCGGCCTCAAAGAGTGA
- a CDS encoding OmpP1/FadL family transporter has protein sequence MAHFSQKKQLLGAVIAATLSCGAHAQLAQNLTIHPKALALGNAVTADPPGVMAIHYNPAGLTRLKDRQLEVNLLSIYLDIDADFIAPDGYEIFGIDGLEIDPNTGKQRDPVANTHSHTNNVALYVPGFGILKAPPGPAVAPSAGISINPPGSKLTFANAFYLPLAAGFYRDKDDPGRYQPQATALQRTTYLSPSVGYEINDQWSVGAGIHLSHMGIAADQYMRAPNMLLGVAEVLQDAFNCESGDEPLQPWLALCGGNVGPWDDIGALSINVQETISPTYTLGVLWEPNDWFRWGASYTSEADMNLKGTFEIQYTDDWSGFWQSVNGSVLGAITSAILSLPSGAPREAGNVSMDLVYPQHFQTGISVDVHPRLTLNADVGWTDYAQWDAFVFRFDRNLEFLNAARILSPDNATPNTLRLPLGFKSQWNWAFGAEFHASSRLDLRAGVEIRDSVIPDDQRSIMAPFGGANLYSIGMGYKWDKNTEIDMNLSYLQSIETIPANTSCNVNCDNITNIIYNPYAGLDIKTSLRVVMAGLSFRTKF, from the coding sequence ATGGCACATTTCAGCCAAAAAAAGCAGCTTCTGGGAGCCGTTATCGCTGCAACCCTGTCCTGTGGTGCACACGCGCAGCTGGCCCAGAACCTTACCATTCATCCCAAAGCTCTGGCTTTGGGAAACGCGGTGACGGCGGATCCCCCCGGCGTCATGGCCATTCATTACAATCCGGCTGGTTTGACGAGGCTGAAAGATCGTCAGCTTGAGGTAAACCTGCTGAGTATCTATCTGGATATCGATGCCGATTTCATCGCGCCGGATGGGTACGAAATCTTCGGTATCGACGGGCTTGAAATCGACCCGAACACGGGTAAACAGCGGGATCCCGTGGCCAATACTCACAGCCACACCAACAACGTAGCGCTCTACGTGCCAGGGTTCGGGATTCTGAAAGCGCCACCGGGCCCAGCAGTTGCGCCGTCTGCGGGCATCAGTATCAATCCTCCGGGGTCAAAGCTGACCTTTGCCAACGCCTTCTACCTGCCGCTGGCCGCCGGTTTCTATCGGGACAAGGACGACCCGGGCCGTTACCAGCCGCAGGCCACGGCATTGCAGCGCACCACCTATCTGTCGCCAAGCGTTGGTTATGAAATCAATGACCAGTGGTCGGTTGGTGCGGGTATTCACCTGTCACACATGGGTATTGCAGCCGATCAGTATATGCGTGCTCCCAACATGTTGTTGGGTGTTGCGGAAGTGCTTCAGGATGCGTTCAACTGTGAGAGTGGCGATGAACCCCTGCAGCCCTGGCTGGCCCTGTGTGGCGGTAACGTGGGGCCCTGGGATGATATTGGTGCTTTGAGCATCAACGTACAGGAAACCATATCGCCAACCTACACCCTGGGTGTGCTCTGGGAGCCGAATGACTGGTTTCGCTGGGGGGCAAGCTATACCTCTGAAGCGGACATGAACCTCAAAGGGACGTTCGAGATCCAGTACACCGACGACTGGTCCGGTTTCTGGCAGAGCGTTAACGGTTCGGTATTGGGGGCCATTACCTCTGCCATTCTGAGCCTGCCATCGGGGGCCCCCCGGGAAGCGGGTAACGTCAGCATGGATCTGGTGTATCCGCAGCATTTCCAGACCGGTATCAGTGTCGATGTTCACCCCAGGCTGACGCTGAATGCCGATGTGGGTTGGACAGATTACGCCCAGTGGGATGCCTTCGTGTTCCGCTTTGACCGTAATCTGGAATTCCTGAACGCCGCGCGGATTCTGTCGCCCGATAACGCGACGCCGAACACCCTTCGCCTGCCGCTGGGCTTCAAGAGTCAGTGGAACTGGGCGTTTGGGGCTGAATTCCATGCGTCATCACGACTGGATCTGCGGGCCGGTGTCGAGATTCGGGACTCAGTCATTCCGGATGACCAGCGCTCGATCATGGCGCCGTTCGGTGGCGCCAACCTCTACAGCATCGGAATGGGGTACAAGTGGGACAAAAACACTGAGATTGATATGAACCTTTCCTACCTGCAGTCCATTGAAACCATTCCGGCCAACACCAGCTGCAACGTGAACTGTGACAACATCACCAACATCATCTATAACCCCTATGCCGGGCTGGATATAAAAACCTCGTTGCGGGTGGTTATGGCGGGGCTGAGCTTCCGGACCAAGTTCTGA
- a CDS encoding MalM family protein yields MTTAQLKCLTAFMAAMVITGCQSPGKPAGEREGYFSWVDEQGRVQYTRIPDTEALPASSQTEGARHSAEREKPALEPDAEYTLDSYPDGDELDKAGNLRPGQRQPYFTWRDADGNVRVSYYTPDTRSDVEKGLIAAPVELSPASVYHPGESAYTEPVEGYDPDAFAILGVEQEPEGEFEAFSRHCCGSLSSRSSQTWQEGREFSVRLEASSPEHDFDTGRSPFQLIALPTRATVPAFVARLRSYDHNGMVIPSLAFLDKDFQPVRLVTDLVMDYSPETWRRRGYLEAWVPVFPGQGERWLLLYTREQDLQAQTVVETRQGPKAIPHVRFGEFGIATFED; encoded by the coding sequence ATGACAACGGCTCAATTGAAATGCCTGACGGCGTTCATGGCTGCGATGGTGATAACCGGCTGCCAATCGCCTGGAAAGCCTGCGGGGGAACGCGAGGGTTATTTCTCCTGGGTGGATGAGCAGGGCCGTGTTCAATACACCCGCATTCCAGACACCGAAGCCCTGCCAGCATCTTCGCAGACGGAGGGCGCCAGGCACTCCGCCGAGCGCGAGAAACCAGCGCTTGAGCCGGATGCCGAGTATACCCTCGACAGCTATCCCGATGGCGACGAGCTGGACAAAGCCGGCAATCTTCGGCCTGGTCAGCGACAGCCTTATTTCACCTGGCGGGATGCCGATGGCAATGTCCGTGTCAGCTACTATACGCCCGATACCCGTAGCGACGTTGAGAAGGGCTTGATTGCGGCACCTGTGGAGTTGAGCCCGGCGAGCGTTTATCACCCAGGTGAAAGCGCCTATACCGAGCCAGTGGAGGGTTACGATCCGGATGCCTTTGCCATACTGGGCGTTGAGCAGGAACCTGAAGGTGAGTTTGAAGCGTTCAGTCGTCACTGTTGTGGCAGTCTGTCGTCCCGCTCCTCTCAGACCTGGCAAGAGGGGCGTGAATTCAGTGTCAGGCTTGAGGCGTCGTCCCCGGAACATGATTTTGACACCGGTCGCTCGCCGTTCCAGTTGATTGCCTTGCCTACCCGAGCCACCGTGCCGGCCTTTGTGGCCCGATTGAGAAGTTATGATCACAACGGCATGGTTATTCCAAGCCTGGCATTTCTCGACAAGGATTTTCAGCCAGTCCGGCTGGTGACCGATCTGGTCATGGACTACTCACCAGAGACCTGGCGCCGAAGGGGTTACTTGGAGGCCTGGGTGCCGGTGTTCCCGGGCCAGGGCGAGCGCTGGCTGCTGCTTTATACCCGTGAGCAGGATTTGCAGGCTCAAACCGTTGTTGAGACCCGACAGGGCCCGAAGGCGATACCGCACGTCCGGTTCGGGGAGTTTGGTATCGCCACCTTCGAAGATTAA